Genomic segment of Syntrophorhabdaceae bacterium:
CTTTCTCGACGTATCCCCATCCAACGGGTCGGCATCCTCGCCACAAACATTCAATTTCCTCTTCTCCACTTATAAAAATCTTCTCTATCAGAACGAGAGCCTCGCGCAGACGAAACAGGAACTGAGGAAGCTCAACGATCAGCTTGAACACAGGGTGCAGGAGAAGACCGATTCTTTGCGCAAGGCCTTGAATGGAGTTGTCATGGCCCTGTCGAAAATAGTGGAAATCCGCGACCCGTACACGGCAGGCCATCAGTCCAGGGTCGCAGAGCTGGCAAGGGCAATAGGCAAAGAGATCGGGTTCTCCGAGGACAGGTGCGACGGTATCCGGACTATGGGTCTCCTCCATGACATCGGCAAGATCATCGTTCCTTCTGAAATTCTCTGTAAGCCGAGCAGGCTCACGGAGTACGAATTCGATTTCATTAAAGAGCATTCCCGGGCAGGATACGAAATATTGGAGGGAATTGAATTTCCCTGGCCTCTGGCAACCGCCATTATTCAGCACCACGAGCGGCTCAATGGATCGGGTTATCCGTCAGGCCTTTTGGGCGAAGATATCCTTGAAGAAGCCAAAATTCTTGCCGTGGCCGATGTGATCGAATCAATGGCTTCTCATCGACCCTACCGTCCCGCTCTCGGCATCGACCTTGCGCTTCAGGAGATCTCGGTCAGAAGGGGCACCTTGTACGACCCGGGAATCGTCGGCGCGACACTCAAACTTTTCAAACAGAAGGCCTTTTCTTTCGGATAAGATGGCCGGTCCGTGGCCCGACTGCGTGAGAGACGCGTGCTGCTGCAGTGGCATGGTCTTGAGATCACACGCGGTCTTCACGTGAAGCCTGCCTTTCATATAGGCCGCTGCGAACTTTTCATGGAAAACCACTAAAGAATATTCTTACCAAGCCGATAAACTTGGAATTGCATCACAATCTATCTGAGGAGGCTCATATGAGAAGAGTAGTTGCTGGAGTGGCGATGGTCTGTATGCTTGTATTTGGTGTGGTGGGTTTTTCCGTTTCGAAGGATAGTGCGACGGATGCGGAAGGCCTTGTAAAAAAGGCGATTGCCGCTTATAAGGGGCAAGGGAAGGAGAAAGCCTTCGCGGAGATTGACGATCCCAACGGCAGATTCAAGAAAGGCGATCTCTACGTTTTTGTGTACGATATGGCTGGCACAGCGGTGGCGCGTCCAGTGACTAAGGGATTAATAGGAAAAAATATCATTGAATCCAAAGACCCGGACGGCAAATTCTATGTGAAGGAGAGGATCGACCTGGTAAAGACCAAGGGCAAGGGGTGGCAGGATTATAAGTTTCTCAACCCAACTACGAACAAGTATGAAGACAAAACTGCATATGTCGAGGGGTACGACGGCTACGTATTCGGTTGCGGCATATATAAATAGGGTGCTCGGCCGCTTTGTGCTTGCCGGCTCGAGAGGAAGGTGCGGGAAGTAACGGTGGGGAGGCTTATCAAGATTCTGGCGCCTCCGAGCCTTGCCCACCCCCTTCCTGCGACCGGCCCTTTTCACCGGCCGGATGAGCGGACCTTTGGGCTGACGCGTCGCGCATCCCCAAGAGCTCACGACGCACCATGTGTATGTGTTCTTTGAGGATAAAGAGTTCATCATAAAAGGCGATGGATACACGAATTTTGCTCACAGTCGCCTCAACTTCGTCTAATTTCCTGATGAGATCAGTGATCTTCTCCGGTTCTGTCTGCGCCACGGACCCTCTTTCTATACGCCTCAGTTCGCGGTACCAGCGATAATACTTGGACCGGTTTCGCCAGGTGTATATCCACGGCGTAATTCCCAATAGCGGGATGAGCACCACGCCGAGAGGAATGAGTATAAGCAGCATACGGTCGATGAATGTGGCGGCCCAGAAGGGAAGATAATCATAGAGAAAGGAGCCACCCGACTTGTAGAATCGTCGCGCCTGTTCGCTAATGGCAAAGTCCTGTTTATTCAGTGCAGGGAACTCCCCGGCCTTGTGCACCCATCCGGCTCCGCTATGAATCTCTACGGAAGCCTTGAGCAAGAGATAGACGAGTGCCGGGTGCAAGTCCTTGCGCACAATGAGGTCAACCCTGGGGGAAAGCAGGTGGATATCCGAGGCGGGAAATCTTTTTGAAGGGTTGAGAATCCCTCTTGGTAAAATTACATGGGCCAAATCTGGAAACAGCCTGGTATATGTTTCGGCCTGGACGAAGTTCATCAGCTTTACACCCCGGGTGTTAAGCAGGCTCACCACGTACTGGTTGTCGGCGGCGCCGAAGGCCATCACAGCGTCCACCTTTCCTTCCCGTATAGCCTTCACATTGGATGAGTACGGAAACTCGTACAGTACCGTTTTAGGACCCGAAGCGTTGGCAGCCTTCAGCAAATCGAGGGCGAA
This window contains:
- a CDS encoding cache domain-containing protein — protein: MRRVVAGVAMVCMLVFGVVGFSVSKDSATDAEGLVKKAIAAYKGQGKEKAFAEIDDPNGRFKKGDLYVFVYDMAGTAVARPVTKGLIGKNIIESKDPDGKFYVKERIDLVKTKGKGWQDYKFLNPTTNKYEDKTAYVEGYDGYVFGCGIYK
- a CDS encoding TAXI family TRAP transporter solute-binding subunit, coding for MGRNKVREVPSKVLSGVFLSILAILVFLFWVSYHYVRPFPPKSLTMATGMQGGAFTYFGERYRQILARDNIRLGLRLSSGAVENLRLLQDKSQHVDAGFIQGGIAKSEDTSDLVSLGNLTYTPLWVFYRGSEVLDDLSQLSGKRIAIGPEGSGVRKFALDLLKAANASGPKTVLYEFPYSSNVKAIREGKVDAVMAFGAADNQYVVSLLNTRGVKLMNFVQAETYTRLFPDLAHVILPRGILNPSKRFPASDIHLLSPRVDLIVRKDLHPALVYLLLKASVEIHSGAGWVHKAGEFPALNKQDFAISEQARRFYKSGGSFLYDYLPFWAATFIDRMLLILIPLGVVLIPLLGITPWIYTWRNRSKYYRWYRELRRIERGSVAQTEPEKITDLIRKLDEVEATVSKIRVSIAFYDELFILKEHIHMVRRELLGMRDASAQRSAHPAGEKGRSQEGGGQGSEAPES
- a CDS encoding HD domain-containing phosphohydrolase; this encodes MNRGHSAQRAERVKSILLVEDSRLQATSLAEILINAGYDVRVGYDGAKGLAMLGESAYDLVISDVWMPRVNGYEFCRRLKSDKAFKDIPVILLTSMSDFGNVVEGLNSGADFYLTKPYSETLLLSMVGHIFSGGDHYEETGSKIFLDVSPSNGSASSPQTFNFLFSTYKNLLYQNESLAQTKQELRKLNDQLEHRVQEKTDSLRKALNGVVMALSKIVEIRDPYTAGHQSRVAELARAIGKEIGFSEDRCDGIRTMGLLHDIGKIIVPSEILCKPSRLTEYEFDFIKEHSRAGYEILEGIEFPWPLATAIIQHHERLNGSGYPSGLLGEDILEEAKILAVADVIESMASHRPYRPALGIDLALQEISVRRGTLYDPGIVGATLKLFKQKAFSFG